CTGATGGATCGGAGTTATCACGGTTAGCCATTTGGTTGCCTTTCTCTGTCCAGCTACCCGCGAAGATCCAACAGCCACTTGCTGTTGTACCATCATCACGTAACTGAGCGAACGAGCTAAGCAGTTGACCTTTTTTCAGAATGATATTGCCATCAGCATCTTTTAAATCGACTAATGCTCTACCATTACTTTCTTGTGCAACTTCTGCGGATGTTGGATTATCAGGATCAAAGTAATCCCAAGTCATATTCAACACCTGCTCTGGCATCGCGCCGCCTTCTTCTTTGTAGAGTTGGCGTAAACGATGGAAAATACCTGATAAAATCTCAGCATCAGGGATAGCAATACCAGGGGCATCTCCCCCTTTCCAGTGCCACTGTAACCAGCGACCAGAGTTAACGATAGAGCCGTCTTCTTCTGCGAAACAGGTTGTTGGTAAACGGAAGACTTCAGTTTGAATATCTTCTGTTTTAACGTCATTCTCCTCACCGTGGTTCTGCCAGAAACACGAAGTTTCAGTATTTAGCGGATCCATTGTGATAAGGAATTTCAGTTTTGATAATGAACGAATAACCTTGTTCTTATTCGGGAATGAGGCAACAGGGTTAAAGCCTTGGCAGATATAGCCGTTGACTTCACCTTTATCCATCATCTCGAAGTATTGTAGAACGTCGTAAGGTTTGTCCCACTTAGGTAACAGTGAGAAGCCCCAATCATTATCGCGTTGAGCATTATCACCATAGAATGTCTTCATCATGCTGACGAAGAATTTAGGATAATTACCCCAGTAGTTAACTTGTCCTGGTACCGTCGCTTTTGGCGTATTCGCAGCTAAGTAGGTTTCTAATGAAGTCTGCTTTTCAGAAGGCAGAGTCATATAACCTGGTAAGCTTTGAGATAATAGACCGAGGTCAGTTAAGCCTTGAATATTGGAGTGACCACGTAGTGCGTTAACACCGCCACCAGCCATACCCATATTACCTAACAGTAATTGGATCATTGCCATGGTACGAATATTTTGAGCACCAACAGTATGTTGAGTCCAGCCTAATGCATACAGGAAAGATGCTGTTTTATCTTTCGCTGCTGTTTCAGCAATATATTCACAGACTTTTAAGAAATCTTCTTTTGGTGTACCACAAATCTGAGTAACCACATCGGGCGTGTAACGGCTAACGTGTTCTTTTAACAGATTCCAGACACAACGAGGATGTTGTAATGTGGTGTCGCGTTTTGCGAAACCATTTTCATCCATCTCGTAGTTCCAAGTGGTTTTATCATATTGACGTTTTTCTGCATCATATCCGCTGAATAAACCATCATCAAAGTGATAGTCTTCACGGACAATCAAGCTAGCATTGGTATAAGCCTCAACGTATTCTTTTTGATATTTCTTATTTTCGAGCAGATATAAGATAACGCCCGATAAGAACGTAATATCAGTACCAGAACGGATAGGCGTATAGAAATCCGCAACAGCCGCAGTACGGGTGAAGCGAGGATCAATAACAATGAGCTTGGCGTTATTATGGATTTTAGCTTCCATCGCCCAGCGGAATCCCACAGGGTGTGCTTCTGCCGCATTACCGCCCATAACGACGATAAGGTTGGCGTTTTTCATATCAACCCAGTGGTTGGTCATCGCACCGCGACCAAATGTTGGAGCAAGACTTGCTACCGTTGGTCCGTGTCAGACACGCGCTTGGTTATCGACAGCTAGCATCCCAAGAGCTCTTGAGAATTTCTGAGTTAAAAACCCAGTTTCATTGCTTGCTGCAGAGGCGCAAAGCATACCGGTTGTTAACCAACGGTTGACTTCGACACCCTCTTTATTGAGTTTCTGGAAGTTGGCATCGCGGTCTTTTTTGATTAAGCGCGCAATACGATCAAATGTTTCTTCCCATGAAAGTTTTACCCATTTATCCGAGCCGGGTGCACGGTATTCTGGGTGTTTTAAGCGACCTTCACTGTGGATG
This portion of the Proteus vulgaris genome encodes:
- the fdnG gene encoding formate dehydrogenase-N subunit alpha, whose translation is MQVSRRQFFKICAGGMAGTTAAALGFAPAVALAGSRQYKLLRARETRNTCTYCSVGCGLLMYSLGDGAKNAKETIFHIEGDSDHPVNRGALCPKGAGLVDFIHSEGRLKHPEYRAPGSDKWVKLSWEETFDRIARLIKKDRDANFQKLNKEGVEVNRWLTTGMLCASAASNETGFLTQKFSRALGMLAVDNQARVUHGPTVASLAPTFGRGAMTNHWVDMKNANLIVVMGGNAAEAHPVGFRWAMEAKIHNNAKLIVIDPRFTRTAAVADFYTPIRSGTDITFLSGVILYLLENKKYQKEYVEAYTNASLIVREDYHFDDGLFSGYDAEKRQYDKTTWNYEMDENGFAKRDTTLQHPRCVWNLLKEHVSRYTPDVVTQICGTPKEDFLKVCEYIAETAAKDKTASFLYALGWTQHTVGAQNIRTMAMIQLLLGNMGMAGGGVNALRGHSNIQGLTDLGLLSQSLPGYMTLPSEKQTSLETYLAANTPKATVPGQVNYWGNYPKFFVSMMKTFYGDNAQRDNDWGFSLLPKWDKPYDVLQYFEMMDKGEVNGYICQGFNPVASFPNKNKVIRSLSKLKFLITMDPLNTETSCFWQNHGEENDVKTEDIQTEVFRLPTTCFAEEDGSIVNSGRWLQWHWKGGDAPGIAIPDAEILSGIFHRLRQLYKEEGGAMPEQVLNMTWDYFDPDNPTSAEVAQESNGRALVDLKDADGNIILKKGQLLSSFAQLRDDGTTASGCWIFAGSWTEKGNQMANRDNSDPSGLGNTLGWAWAWPLNRRIIYNRASADPQGQPWDPKRKLIEWDGSKWTGIDVPDYSNAAPGSDVGPFIMQPEGMGRLFAIDKMAEGPFPEHYEPIETPLGTNPLHPNVVSNPAARIFKDDWKDMGKAEDFPYVGTTYRLTEHFHFWTKHARLNAIIQPQQFIEIGERLAAEKGIVQGDTVKVSSKRGYIKAKAVVTKRIRTLDVDGRKVDTIGIPIHWGFEGVAVKGFIANTLTPFVGDANTQTPEFKAFLVNVEKV